The Panthera tigris isolate Pti1 chromosome E3, P.tigris_Pti1_mat1.1, whole genome shotgun sequence genome segment TCTTGAATAGAAAGCAgaatggaaaaggagagaatggaggtggggggaggccaaGGGGTGGCTGTGGCCTCGATCTCCCCATGACAAAATGGTGGCTTGATTAGGGGACAGcgagaagaaaatgaatttgagcCCAGATCAGTCTTGGATTCTAAATGTGGCCCCATGCCCGGCACGTGACAGGCCTCCAAATAGTGGTGGAAGAGGCTGCTCTTCCctcgctgtgtgacctggggagaGCTGCtatccttctctgagccttgacttcctcatcttaaaaaaatggaaggaatcacccctgcccctgcccagctacGGTGCATAGGAAGTGACACCCCGCAGAGCCAGCACTGGGCACAGCACCAAGACCGTAAGCGGAGGCCCCCTCCCtcggcccctgcccccacctgaaATGGGTGACGCAGCTGAGTCCCACGAGGCTCCCCAGTCCAGGGGGGTCAATGCCAGTGCTGCAGAGGTCCAGGGAGAAGTCTCGGCCCGCCGCCTCCAAGGCGCTGCCCAGGACATAGGTGTGGGGAGGCGTGAGCCGGGTGCCCACGAAGGAGAGGCGGGCGGGGAGCCCCTGCACCACGTGCTGCCAGAGCCCGGCGTCCAAAGTCTCATGGGTGCAGTGCAGCAGCTCCAGCAGCTGTCCGGCCCGCAGCGTCCCCGGCTGCAGCCGCTTCAGGTACCTGGTGAGCACTTTCTGCTTCCTGTCCTTCAGGGTGGCCGCCGCAGGCCCCGCCAGGGCCCCGAGGCAGTCGGCATGCGGCTGGAAAACCAGCCCCGCCAGGAAGCGCGGCACGCCCTCCAGCCAGTTGTCGTAGGGCCTCTTCTTCCTCGGGGTCAACGCCAAGTACTGTGGCAGCTCCTTGTCCTTGATGTCGCTGCTCAGGGCCAGCCACACGGCCCCCAGGAAGCACTGCAGAAGGAAGCTGGAGAAGGCCAGCCCCACCGCCGCGGCCCCTGGGGCGGGCTGCACCAAGCCCTTGGCCACGGCCCAGGCCCTCGCCTCCGCCGACGGGAACTGGCTCTCCGGCAAGGTGCCCTGGCGTCTGCGGCCCAGCTCCCAGGCCAGCCTGGCCAGTCCCGCCAGGGCCCCCGGGGGGCTGTCGCGGGCGGCAGGGCCGAGCAGGCCCACGTAGAGTCCCGTGAGCGTGGAGGGCAGCTCCGTCTCCCCCCCCAGCTCCAGGAGGGCCTCGGACAGCTGGCCCACGGCCCGGCACAAAGTGGGGCTGTGGCAGTGGCTGAGGAGGAAAGGCTGACCCTGGAGGAGCTCCAGGGCTCTCTCTCGGCGCTCGGTCGCCCCTGCGCGCTCCAAGTAGCGCGTCAGGTAGGTCTTGGCCTGCTCGGCTGAGAAGCCGGCCGCCTCGAACAGAGCGTCGGCCTtgctcaggctctgggccaggcggCCCCGGGGCCGGGCCGTGAGCAGCAGGGTGCAGCCCCGCAGCAGCTTACGCTGGAAGAGGCCCGCCAGCAGTCCCCGGAcggagtggggctctgtgcacaCGGGTCCACACGCGCTGTGCAGGAGGCCGTCCTGGCCTTCGAGGCCCTCGGAGGCATCCAGGATGAGCAGAACCCGGTCGGGCCTCCTCCAGACGTAGCTGAAGACCTCATCGTCCACCGGCAGAGGCCGGGGGCCCAGGGAGAACAGCAGATCCTGCAGGCGGTAGGTGTCCCCCCCACGGTCCAAACAGTGGCAGGGGAGGTAGAAGACGAAGTCGTACTGGGGCAGCTGGCCGCGGGCCCAGGCCCGGCTCGCTTCCCGGGCCCAGCGACTCTTCCCCTGCCCCGCTTTACCCAGCACAGCGATCACCTGCGTCTCCCGCGGCCGCCGGGGGTCACCCCCGGCCAGCAGCACCTCGGCCAGGCCCCCGCGGGCCGGCTGCCGCTCTGCCCAGTCCAGGGTGGCCAGCTCCCTCTCCTGGCTTTTGCTGCTGCTCCTTTCCAGCCGCGCCCTCACCAGTTCCACCTCCACCAGGATGCCTTCCGGGCCCGCGGGCTCAGCCTGGTACACGTCCCGAAGGGCGCTGCAGAACTTCTCCACCCGCTCTGCGAAGACCCAAGGGTGCGTGTGTGTTGGGCGGGGAGGGTGCCGGTGGCAGGGGCGGCCACCACGAGGACAGCCCAGGGGCCAGCCCGACCGTCACCAGCTTCTTCACCCACTGCCTGCTTTGTTGCTGCTTCATTCAGTTACCCAGACATCTGTCCGTCCGTTCGTCCGTTCACTTCCGCACCCATCATTCATTCGCTCGTCTTCTCCCTCGTTTATCCATCCACCTGTGCAGCTGCTCACTAACCCCCTTCTGCTCTTGCTCGCTCGCGACAGGAAGGCCacagggcaggggggcggggttAAGGGTTAAGACAGTGGAATCCGCGTatctggttcaaatcccagctctaccgcTAACTCGCGCGACCTTGAGCCTGTTACGGACCCCGCTACGTCTCGGGGGATGGCCCCGGTCGCTCCTCACGTGCAAAGCGGGGACAACAATAGGGTTGCTCACGGCGTGCATGATTCGATCTGTCTACCGTGCTTGGGAGGGTATGCGGGACGGCATAAGACATAGGGACTGGGCCATTCCCCCATCCCACCTTCCATCAGTCCCCTCCCCAGTGTCGGCTCCTTCCTTCGCCCACTGACCCAATTACCACTCTCCCCTCATTCATGCCCTCAGCCTGGAAAAcaagaggggtggggcagaatcAGATGAGCAAGCCAACAAAGACAGGCTGAGTGAATGAGGGAAGTGGGGTCCCCCGCCCCGGGGCACAGAGAGTCAGACAGCACTCACCAGGCCATTTCGGGAGCTGGCTGGAGACCTCGTGAGCTGCCGGGGATCGGGTAGGGGACATCTGCTCCTCTGAAGATGAGAAAGTTAGGGTAAGGGGCGTGCCCTGGGACTGCCCCATCTTCCAGGGGGGCATGCCGTCCCCTGAGCGTCCCAAAGGCAGAACGGACAGGGGAGGAGTGTCCCCCACACAAAGGTCATAAGGTGGTGACCTAAGGTTGTATCCTACCCAAAGACACCTTTCTGGGCCAGCTGCACTGTTAAAAATTTTACCAAAGTTGTAAAACTCACAATAGCTATGGAAAAATCGAGGTTTGCAGACTCTGCTGACAATTCAGAAGATCTGGCCACGCTGGGGCTGCTTTTCTGCCGGGGGGCAATTAGCTAAAGGCCGCGACGCTCCTCGCACACCCTCCCATGCCCCCCATTCCCTGGAGATGCTCCCTGCCTCGTTTTATCCATAAATGCAGCCTGCTTGTCTCTGCGGGTAAGCTCAGCTCACGGACCTGACCGGGGCGATTCCTTCCCCCAGCGCCTCAGTCCTGCTTCCTGTGACTCTCCCGGGCCCCAAGCGTCCTTACCTGTCACATCTGCACGGGAGGTCAGAGCTGGTTCCGGCATTCCGGGAAGGTCAGCCGCAGACGGGGCAAAGGGGCTGGTGGAGCCGGGCCGTTCTGGGGATTTGGGGAGGCTGTGTATGGCGGGGCTGCTGGAAGGAAGCGCCTGGCTGGCCTGGGGCACCTCACCTACATCGGGACCAAGAGAAGTGTCAGAAGAGCCAGGTACCCACCCAGGAACCCACTCGGgtcatccccatccccatcaggCTGTGTGGCTTGGGAAGtctggggaggagacaggggaACTTCCAAAAGAAGACAATTTCAGGACAGGACTGAGAAAAGGCCTCCGGGGTTACATCTAGCTCAGCGACACTtgatttccccatctgtgaaagggACACAGTCAGCTCATAGGGAGCTTAGGGCAAGGGTCCTTCTAACACTCTTCCTGCACTGTGGTCAGGGCTCACGTTCCTGGATGTCAGCGATGTTCCCTACCTCCTGGGGTCCCAGCACATCACACAACAACTGGCATATAACCTCTAAAGGATGCTCTTAAATTGGGTGCaagttccccacccccctccggcTCCACCCACTCTCATGTCCCCGAGAGCCCACACGAGCCTTCCCCAGGACAACTCAGCGCGGTAGGTCAGCAGGGACCATCCTGCGGATCAGAAATGAGGCAATTCCGACAAAGCTGTGCAAGGATGCACACCGCTGTTCACCACACTGCAAAAGACAGCGAGGGACAGCCCCGGCAACTCTTGTAAGCATCTCTTATCGTTTGGCTTGTGAACGAGCACGTATTGAGGTTGTGATCGTAAAATGTAATAAagtttcataaaaagaaaaaaaaaaaaagcggggtgcccaggtggttcggtcggttaagcatccgactattggtttcggctcgggtcacgattctcatggtttcgtgagttcgagacccacattgggctctgcgctgacagggtggagcctgcttgggattctctctctctctctctctctctctctctctctctctctgcccctcccctgctcacgctctctctctctcaaaattaaacattaatgaaagaaaagatcatgctctctctctctctcaaaataaatattaatgaaagaaaggaaagaaagaaagaaagaaagaaagaaagaaagaaagaaagaaagaaagaaagaaagaaagaaagaaaagcaaaacccagACTTAGTGGGGGGAAATGACACTTGGAAGGCCATAGGCACTGGACAGGTCATTCACCCAGACCACCTTGGGGAGCTCTGCTCTTCTCCTTTGATTTGTGGGAAATGGGGTCAGAGGAGGGCGTTCTGGGGAGGTTCACGAGAAGGTGCTAGGCTACAGCTGCCTACTGCCTGAGGTTGGGGAGGACGGGATCAGGGAGTAGTCTGGtagcagggagaggggtgggggggccaggCCTCGAACACTCACCTTGATAGATGACCATACCAGATACCCCTGTCCCAGCCCCTGAGATTTGCCAGAGCCCCTGGGGCAGAGTGGGGACGATCTGGATGTGTCCAGCAGAAAGGCTCAGGCAGCTCAGCAAGGAACTTGAAGGGGGCACTGTGAGAGACAAAGGCGGTGAGGCGGGATCCTCTGGAGCACCTGTGTCCGTCTTCCtgtttttgtgattatttgattgCCACCTGACTCCCTTTCTAAAGGGCTCTGATGTCCCCCAGAGCGGCAGCTGTGTCTGTCTTGC includes the following:
- the CIITA gene encoding MHC class II transactivator isoform X5, encoding MELGPLEGGYLELLNSNADPLHLYHLYDQMDPAREEMELCSEPDMDTINCEQFSRLLCDMEGDEETREAYANIAELDQYVFQDSQLEGLSKGFFIEHIGLEEMIGESVETLEEKKSQKRSFPEELPMDSKHRKLAEPLAVPMVTGTFLVGSVSDSSALPCLSPPAVFNKEPASSQRWLKETILMPVPPSSSLLSCLSLSAGHIQIVPTLPQGLWQISGAGTGVSGMVIYQGEVPQASQALPSSSPAIHSLPKSPERPGSTSPFAPSAADLPGMPEPALTSRADVTEEQMSPTRSPAAHEVSSQLPKWPERVEKFCSALRDVYQAEPAGPEGILVEVELVRARLERSSSKSQERELATLDWAERQPARGGLAEVLLAGGDPRRPRETQVIAVLGKAGQGKSRWAREASRAWARGQLPQYDFVFYLPCHCLDRGGDTYRLQDLLFSLGPRPLPVDDEVFSYVWRRPDRVLLILDASEGLEGQDGLLHSACGPVCTEPHSVRGLLAGLFQRKLLRGCTLLLTARPRGRLAQSLSKADALFEAAGFSAEQAKTYLTRYLERAGATERRERALELLQGQPFLLSHCHSPTLCRAVGQLSEALLELGGETELPSTLTGLYVGLLGPAARDSPPGALAGLARLAWELGRRRQGTLPESQFPSAEARAWAVAKGLVQPAPGAAAVGLAFSSFLLQCFLGAVWLALSSDIKDKELPQYLALTPRKKRPYDNWLEGVPRFLAGLVFQPHADCLGALAGPAAATLKDRKQKVLTRYLKRLQPGTLRAGQLLELLHCTHETLDAGLWQHVVQGLPARLSFVGTRLTPPHTYVLGSALEAAGRDFSLDLCSTGIDPPGLGSLVGLSCVTHFRAALSDMVGLWESLQQRGEAKLLRAVEEKFTIEPFKAKSVKDVEDLGNLVQIQRTRSSSEDTAGELPAVRDLKKLEFALGPVSGPQAFPKLVRILEAFSSLQHLDLDSLSENKIGDEGVEQLSATFPRLKALETLNLSQNNITDVGACKLAEALPSLAASLLRLSVYNNCICDMGAESLAHVLPDMGSLRVLDVQYNKFTAAGAQQLAASLRKCPHVETLAMWTPTIPFGVHEHLQQLDSRISLK
- the CIITA gene encoding MHC class II transactivator isoform X3 codes for the protein MRWGGWVADLPQSGRSSRAGRRARPMAARGSPGSSGSGQCAAMELGPLEGGYLELLNSNADPLHLYHLYDQMDPAREEMELCSEPDMDTINCEQFSRLLCDMEGDEETREAYANIAELDQYVFQDSQLEGLSKGFFIEHIGLEEMIGESVETLEEKKSQKRSFPEELPMDSKHRKLAEPLAVPMVTGTFLVGSVSDSSALPCLSPPAVFNKEPASSQRWLKETILMPVPPSSSLLSCLSLSAGHIQIVPTLPQGLWQISGAGTGVSGMVIYQGEVPQASQALPSSSPAIHSLPKSPERPGSTSPFAPSAADLPGMPEPALTSRADVTEEQMSPTRSPAAHEVSSQLPKWPERVEKFCSALRDVYQAEPAGPEGILVEVELVRARLERSSSKSQERELATLDWAERQPARGGLAEVLLAGGDPRRPRETQVIAVLGKAGQGKSRWAREASRAWARGQLPQYDFVFYLPCHCLDRGGDTYRLQDLLFSLGPRPLPVDDEVFSYVWRRPDRVLLILDASEGLEGQDGLLHSACGPVCTEPHSVRGLLAGLFQRKLLRGCTLLLTARPRGRLAQSLSKADALFEAAGFSAEQAKTYLTRYLERAGATERRERALELLQGQPFLLSHCHSPTLCRAVGQLSEALLELGGETELPSTLTGLYVGLLGPAARDSPPGALAGLARLAWELGRRRQGTLPESQFPSAEARAWAVAKGLVQPAPGAAAVGLAFSSFLLQCFLGAVWLALSSDIKDKELPQYLALTPRKKRPYDNWLEGVPRFLAGLVFQPHADCLGALAGPAAATLKDRKQKVLTRYLKRLQPGTLRAGQLLELLHCTHETLDAGLWQHVVQGLPARLSFVGTRLTPPHTYVLGSALEAAGRDFSLDLCSTGIDPPGLGSLVGLSCVTHFRAALSDMVGLWESLQQRGEAKLLRAVEEKFTIEPFKAKSVKDVEDLGNLVQIQRTRSSSEDTAGELPAVRDLKKLEFALGPVSGPQAFPKLVRILEAFSSLQHLDLDSLSENKIGDEGVEQLSATFPRLKALETLNLSQNNITDVGACKLAEALPSLAASLLRLSVYNNCICDMGAESLAHVLPDMGSLRVLDVQYNKFTAAGAQQLAASLRKCPHVETLAMWTPTIPFGVHEHLQQLDSRISLK
- the CIITA gene encoding MHC class II transactivator isoform X7 produces the protein MNHFQTILPRVRMLLAGHLPSQARALLDSMLERELLSREYHCALLREPDGEALARKISLTLLEKGDPGLALLRWAWGTWQAPLAERDPDDEDRARSGQCAAMELGPLEGGYLELLNSNADPLHLYHLYDQMDPAREEMELCSEPDMDTINCEQFSRLLCDMEGDEETREAYANIAELDQYVFQDSQLEGLSKGFFIEHIGLEEMIGESVETLEEKKSQKRSFPEELPMDSKHRKLAEPLAVPMVTGTFLVGSVSDSSALPCLSPPAVFNKEPASSQRWLKETILMPVPPSSSLLSCLSLSAGHIQIVPTLPQGLWQISGAGTGVSGMVIYQGEVPQASQALPSSSPAIHSLPKSPERPGSTSPFAPSAADLPGMPEPALTSRADVTEEQMSPTRSPAAHEVSSQLPKWPERVEKFCSALRDVYQAEPAGPEGILVEVELVRARLERSSSKSQERELATLDWAERQPARGGLAEVLLAGGDPRRPRETQVIAVLGKAGQGKSRWAREASRAWARGQLPQYDFVFYLPCHCLDRGGDTYRLQDLLFSLGPRPLPVDDEVFSYVWRRPDRVLLILDASEGLEGQDGLLHSACGPVCTEPHSVRGLLAGLFQRKLLRGCTLLLTARPRGRLAQSLSKADALFEAAGFSAEQAKTYLTRYLERAGATERRERALELLQGQPFLLSHCHSPTLCRAVGQLSEALLELGGETELPSTLTGLYVGLLGPAARDSPPGALAGLARLAWELGRRRQGTLPESQFPSAEARAWAVAKGLVQPAPGAAAVGLAFSSFLLQCFLGAVWLALSSDIKDKELPQYLALTPRKKRPYDNWLEGVPRFLAGLVFQPHADCLGALAGPAAATLKDRKQKVLTRYLKRLQPGTLRAGQLLELLHCTHETLDAGLWQHVVQGLPARLSFVGTRLTPPHTYVLGSALEAAGRDFSLDLCSTGIDPPGLGSLVGLSCVTHFSPVLVPGSEAFPPQGCAE
- the CIITA gene encoding MHC class II transactivator isoform X2 codes for the protein MNHFQTILPRVRMLLAGHLPSQARALLDSMLERELLSREYHCALLREPDGEALARKISLTLLEKGDPGLALLRWAWGTWQAPLAERDPDDEDRARSGQCAAMELGPLEGGYLELLNSNADPLHLYHLYDQMDPAREEMELCSEPDMDTINCEQFSRLLCDMEGDEETREAYANIAFPEELPMDSKHRKLAEPLAVPMVTGTFLVGSVSDSSALPCLSPPAVFNKEPASSQRWLKETILMPVPPSSSLLSCLSLSAGHIQIVPTLPQGLWQISGAGTGVSGMVIYQGEVPQASQALPSSSPAIHSLPKSPERPGSTSPFAPSAADLPGMPEPALTSRADVTEEQMSPTRSPAAHEVSSQLPKWPERVEKFCSALRDVYQAEPAGPEGILVEVELVRARLERSSSKSQERELATLDWAERQPARGGLAEVLLAGGDPRRPRETQVIAVLGKAGQGKSRWAREASRAWARGQLPQYDFVFYLPCHCLDRGGDTYRLQDLLFSLGPRPLPVDDEVFSYVWRRPDRVLLILDASEGLEGQDGLLHSACGPVCTEPHSVRGLLAGLFQRKLLRGCTLLLTARPRGRLAQSLSKADALFEAAGFSAEQAKTYLTRYLERAGATERRERALELLQGQPFLLSHCHSPTLCRAVGQLSEALLELGGETELPSTLTGLYVGLLGPAARDSPPGALAGLARLAWELGRRRQGTLPESQFPSAEARAWAVAKGLVQPAPGAAAVGLAFSSFLLQCFLGAVWLALSSDIKDKELPQYLALTPRKKRPYDNWLEGVPRFLAGLVFQPHADCLGALAGPAAATLKDRKQKVLTRYLKRLQPGTLRAGQLLELLHCTHETLDAGLWQHVVQGLPARLSFVGTRLTPPHTYVLGSALEAAGRDFSLDLCSTGIDPPGLGSLVGLSCVTHFRAALSDMVGLWESLQQRGEAKLLRAVEEKFTIEPFKAKSVKDVEDLGNLVQIQRTRSSSEDTAGELPAVRDLKKLEFALGPVSGPQAFPKLVRILEAFSSLQHLDLDSLSENKIGDEGVEQLSATFPRLKALETLNLSQNNITDVGACKLAEALPSLAASLLRLSVYNNCICDMGAESLAHVLPDMGSLRVLDVQYNKFTAAGAQQLAASLRKCPHVETLAMWTPTIPFGVHEHLQQLDSRISLK
- the CIITA gene encoding MHC class II transactivator isoform X1; translated protein: MNHFQTILPRVRMLLAGHLPSQARALLDSMLERELLSREYHCALLREPDGEALARKISLTLLEKGDPGLALLRWAWGTWQAPLAERDPDDEDRARSGQCAAMELGPLEGGYLELLNSNADPLHLYHLYDQMDPAREEMELCSEPDMDTINCEQFSRLLCDMEGDEETREAYANIAELDQYVFQDSQLEGLSKGFFIEHIGLEEMIGESVETLEEKKSQKRSFPEELPMDSKHRKLAEPLAVPMVTGTFLVGSVSDSSALPCLSPPAVFNKEPASSQRWLKETILMPVPPSSSLLSCLSLSAGHIQIVPTLPQGLWQISGAGTGVSGMVIYQGEVPQASQALPSSSPAIHSLPKSPERPGSTSPFAPSAADLPGMPEPALTSRADVTEEQMSPTRSPAAHEVSSQLPKWPERVEKFCSALRDVYQAEPAGPEGILVEVELVRARLERSSSKSQERELATLDWAERQPARGGLAEVLLAGGDPRRPRETQVIAVLGKAGQGKSRWAREASRAWARGQLPQYDFVFYLPCHCLDRGGDTYRLQDLLFSLGPRPLPVDDEVFSYVWRRPDRVLLILDASEGLEGQDGLLHSACGPVCTEPHSVRGLLAGLFQRKLLRGCTLLLTARPRGRLAQSLSKADALFEAAGFSAEQAKTYLTRYLERAGATERRERALELLQGQPFLLSHCHSPTLCRAVGQLSEALLELGGETELPSTLTGLYVGLLGPAARDSPPGALAGLARLAWELGRRRQGTLPESQFPSAEARAWAVAKGLVQPAPGAAAVGLAFSSFLLQCFLGAVWLALSSDIKDKELPQYLALTPRKKRPYDNWLEGVPRFLAGLVFQPHADCLGALAGPAAATLKDRKQKVLTRYLKRLQPGTLRAGQLLELLHCTHETLDAGLWQHVVQGLPARLSFVGTRLTPPHTYVLGSALEAAGRDFSLDLCSTGIDPPGLGSLVGLSCVTHFRAALSDMVGLWESLQQRGEAKLLRAVEEKFTIEPFKAKSVKDVEDLGNLVQIQRTRSSSEDTAGELPAVRDLKKLEFALGPVSGPQAFPKLVRILEAFSSLQHLDLDSLSENKIGDEGVEQLSATFPRLKALETLNLSQNNITDVGACKLAEALPSLAASLLRLSVYNNCICDMGAESLAHVLPDMGSLRVLDVQYNKFTAAGAQQLAASLRKCPHVETLAMWTPTIPFGVHEHLQQLDSRISLK
- the CIITA gene encoding MHC class II transactivator isoform X6, encoding MNHFQTILPRVRMLLAGHLPSQARALLDSMLERELLSREYHCALLREPDGEALARKISLTLLEKGDPGLALLRWAWGTWQAPLAERDPDDEDRARSGQCAAMELGPLEGGYLELLNSNADPLHLYHLYDQMDPAREEMELCSEPDMDTINCEQFSRLLCDMEGDEETREAYANIAELDQYVFQDSQLEGLSKGFFIEHIGLEEMIGESVETLEEKKSQKRCEVPQASQALPSSSPAIHSLPKSPERPGSTSPFAPSAADLPGMPEPALTSRADVTEEQMSPTRSPAAHEVSSQLPKWPERVEKFCSALRDVYQAEPAGPEGILVEVELVRARLERSSSKSQERELATLDWAERQPARGGLAEVLLAGGDPRRPRETQVIAVLGKAGQGKSRWAREASRAWARGQLPQYDFVFYLPCHCLDRGGDTYRLQDLLFSLGPRPLPVDDEVFSYVWRRPDRVLLILDASEGLEGQDGLLHSACGPVCTEPHSVRGLLAGLFQRKLLRGCTLLLTARPRGRLAQSLSKADALFEAAGFSAEQAKTYLTRYLERAGATERRERALELLQGQPFLLSHCHSPTLCRAVGQLSEALLELGGETELPSTLTGLYVGLLGPAARDSPPGALAGLARLAWELGRRRQGTLPESQFPSAEARAWAVAKGLVQPAPGAAAVGLAFSSFLLQCFLGAVWLALSSDIKDKELPQYLALTPRKKRPYDNWLEGVPRFLAGLVFQPHADCLGALAGPAAATLKDRKQKVLTRYLKRLQPGTLRAGQLLELLHCTHETLDAGLWQHVVQGLPARLSFVGTRLTPPHTYVLGSALEAAGRDFSLDLCSTGIDPPGLGSLVGLSCVTHFRAALSDMVGLWESLQQRGEAKLLRAVEEKFTIEPFKAKSVKDVEDLGNLVQIQRTRSSSEDTAGELPAVRDLKKLEFALGPVSGPQAFPKLVRILEAFSSLQHLDLDSLSENKIGDEGVEQLSATFPRLKALETLNLSQNNITDVGACKLAEALPSLAASLLRLSVYNNCICDMGAESLAHVLPDMGSLRVLDVQYNKFTAAGAQQLAASLRKCPHVETLAMWTPTIPFGVHEHLQQLDSRISLK
- the CIITA gene encoding MHC class II transactivator isoform X4, which produces MRCLAPHPAGSYLPEPQGSGQCAAMELGPLEGGYLELLNSNADPLHLYHLYDQMDPAREEMELCSEPDMDTINCEQFSRLLCDMEGDEETREAYANIAELDQYVFQDSQLEGLSKGFFIEHIGLEEMIGESVETLEEKKSQKRSFPEELPMDSKHRKLAEPLAVPMVTGTFLVGSVSDSSALPCLSPPAVFNKEPASSQRWLKETILMPVPPSSSLLSCLSLSAGHIQIVPTLPQGLWQISGAGTGVSGMVIYQGEVPQASQALPSSSPAIHSLPKSPERPGSTSPFAPSAADLPGMPEPALTSRADVTEEQMSPTRSPAAHEVSSQLPKWPERVEKFCSALRDVYQAEPAGPEGILVEVELVRARLERSSSKSQERELATLDWAERQPARGGLAEVLLAGGDPRRPRETQVIAVLGKAGQGKSRWAREASRAWARGQLPQYDFVFYLPCHCLDRGGDTYRLQDLLFSLGPRPLPVDDEVFSYVWRRPDRVLLILDASEGLEGQDGLLHSACGPVCTEPHSVRGLLAGLFQRKLLRGCTLLLTARPRGRLAQSLSKADALFEAAGFSAEQAKTYLTRYLERAGATERRERALELLQGQPFLLSHCHSPTLCRAVGQLSEALLELGGETELPSTLTGLYVGLLGPAARDSPPGALAGLARLAWELGRRRQGTLPESQFPSAEARAWAVAKGLVQPAPGAAAVGLAFSSFLLQCFLGAVWLALSSDIKDKELPQYLALTPRKKRPYDNWLEGVPRFLAGLVFQPHADCLGALAGPAAATLKDRKQKVLTRYLKRLQPGTLRAGQLLELLHCTHETLDAGLWQHVVQGLPARLSFVGTRLTPPHTYVLGSALEAAGRDFSLDLCSTGIDPPGLGSLVGLSCVTHFRAALSDMVGLWESLQQRGEAKLLRAVEEKFTIEPFKAKSVKDVEDLGNLVQIQRTRSSSEDTAGELPAVRDLKKLEFALGPVSGPQAFPKLVRILEAFSSLQHLDLDSLSENKIGDEGVEQLSATFPRLKALETLNLSQNNITDVGACKLAEALPSLAASLLRLSVYNNCICDMGAESLAHVLPDMGSLRVLDVQYNKFTAAGAQQLAASLRKCPHVETLAMWTPTIPFGVHEHLQQLDSRISLK